CACACGCGGCCCGGGCCGCTCCCCTCAGGCAGCTCCGGGCCGGCCCAGCGCGCCCCGCGCTCCCCTCCCGGCGGCTCCCAtccctcccgccgccgcgcTCACTCTCTCTGGATGCGGAGGAGGCGCTGCCGGCGCTCGGCCtgcccggggccgccgcggggCTTGTAGGCGGCCAGCCGGGGGTGCGGCGCGGCCGTGCTGCAGGGCCCCGCCAGCCCCACGCCCGCCGCCAGCGCCGCGCTCAGCTCCTCCATGGCAACCCCGcggcccgcccgccgcgcttccgcccgcgccgcccgcaGCGCCCCCGCCTGGCGCGGAGGCCCCGCGCCCCCCTCAGCCCGCTCgtcccgtgcctcagtttcccccgcGCCCGGGCACCGGCACGGGGCGCTGCGGGCCGGGACCGGGCACGGGCGAGGGGCACGACCCGGCGGGGACGCGGGAGCAGCCGCAGCCCCCGCGGGCGGGGACTGGTGCCCCCGGGGCCGGCTGCCTGCAGAGGGCAGCGTGCGGCTggccgggccgcgccgggccgctccccgccgcgaaccgggcggcggagcggggagCGCTGCCCTGCGTCACGGGAGGCTGGCGGCCGGCTCCGCCACCCCTTCGGCAacgggagcggccccggcgctgccccgtCATAGCCGGTGGCTGCAGGAGCGGCCCCGACACCGACACGGGCACCACCGCCGGCGCCGCCTCCGTCCTGCGTGAGATTTACGGATTTCAGGGAAAAACCAGACCCTACCAACCATCGGGAAAGTCGGCCTGGAAAGGAATTGCAAAATCCCGGGATCACCGGGAGgttgggcagggtttggggtcgTGCCCGGCGCTCTCCCAGCGCCCACCGACGGGAAATTTAGGGTGTTTTACCCGCAGGAGCCCCGAGAAAAATCGCTTTGGATTTATTTCCTCGTTGGCAGCCAGGGGTTTTCCTCCCGGAGAGTGAGAGCTCGGGATCAGCCTCCCAGGGAGATAAACCCTGCGCGGACATGGCAGAGCCCGGCTCTCGGGCCGGCCGGGATCCACATCCCGGAGGAGCCAGGGGAACGCCGCTCGCGTGACCGGGAATCTTGTTTTTATCCAGGGAATGCCGTTTTTAAACGGGGAATGTTCTTTTTAACCGGGGCGCCGAGATCGCGGGGGGTCACTTGGACATAGGGACGTTGGCGTCACCTCGTAAgggatttcttcttcttttttttttttttttattattattattttcctgggaaagcGGCCAAGCCATTTCCCACAGCGCGTGGTGGTGATCCCGGAGCCGCGCTAGCCCGCGGTGTTGCCGGGATTGAGGGGGGTGTTTTGGCCGGGGGGGTTGCGTTCCGCTGGCTCCCCCACGTCTTCCCGACCCGGGACCGGCCATGGCGTTGAAAGCCAGAGCGCTTTACAACTTCCAGAGCGAAAACAAAGAGGAGATCAGCATCCAGGAGAACGAGGAGCTCGTCATCTTCAGCGAGAACTCCCTGGACGGGTGGTTACAGGGCCAAAACAGCCGTGGGGAGACCGGCCTCTTCCCCGCTTCCTACGTCGAGATCCTGCGCTCCCGCTCGGGCTCCAACTACACGGACTACTCCAGCAGCCCGGTCGGCTCCCCCGGGCACGATTCCTCCTTGTACTCGGCATCCCCCAACCCCGGCATCTCCTACCAGGGCAGTtttgaggatgatgatgatgacgattGGGATGACTGGGACGACACGTGCACGGTGGTGGAGGAGCCACAGAGCGCGCCGGGCACCAACGGGCACCCCTCGCCCAGCCTGCCATGCCCGGCGGCCTATGGGCACCACCAGCACGCCGGCTACCGGCCCAAGCCGGCCCTGGAGAGGCAGGACAGCATAGGCTCCTCCAAGAGGGGCAGCGTGGTGGGCAGAAACCTCAACCGCTTCTCCTGCTTCGTCCGCTCCGGGGTGGAAGCCTTCATCCTGGGCGATGTGCCCCTGATGTCCAAGATCGCCGAGACCTACTGCATCGAGATGGGCTCCAGAGGCCCGCAGTGGAGGGCCAACCCCCACCCGTTCATCTGCTCCGTGGAGGACCCCACCAAGCAAACCAAGTTCAAGGGCATCAAGAGCTACATCTCCTACAAGCTGACGCCCAGCAACTTCAACTCTCCCGTGTACCGGCGCTACAAGCACTTCGACTGGCTCTACAACCGCCTGCTGCACAAGTTCACGGTGATCTCGGTGCCGCACCTGCCCGAGAAGCAGGCCACCGGCCGCTTCGAGGAGGACTTCATCGAGAAGCGCAAGCGGCGGCTGATCCTCTGGATGGAGCACATGACCAGCCACCCCGTCCTCTCCCAGTACGAGGGCTTCCAGCACTTCCTCTGCTGCCGCGACGAGAAGCAGTGGAAGCTGGGCAAACGCCGGGCGGAGAAGGACGAGATGGTGGGCGCCAGCTTCCTCCTCACCATCCAGATTCCCACCGAGCACCAGGACCTGCAGGATGTGGAGGACCGCGTGGATGCCTTCAAGGCCTTCAGCAAGAAGATGGATGACAGCGTCCTGCAGCTGACCAACGTGGCGTCGGAGCTGGTGCGCAAGCACGTGGGGGGTTTCCGGAAGGAGTTCCAGAAGCTGGGCAATGCCTTCCAAGCCATCAGCCACTCCTTCCACATGGACCCTCCCTACAGCTTGGATGCCCTCAACAATGCCATCTCTCACACGGGCAAGACGTACGAGACTGTGGGGGAGATGTTTGCTGAGCAGCCCAAGAACGACTTGTTCCTCATGCTGGACACTCTCTCCTTGTACCAAGGGCTCCTCTCCAACTTCCCAGACATCATCCACCTGCAGAAAGGTAAGAAGGCATTCTTCTCCCCAGGAGTGGCCCGGTGTGAGTGGGAATGGTGCTGCAAGTGGGATGGGGATGCAATGAGGAAATCCTTCATTGGGCCTTGAAGGcaatggggaatggggatggcaATGGGAATGGGAACCACTGCCTATGCCTCTTAGGGGTGCGGTGTGGTCCCCGCTGGCACAGCCCTCCAGTCagcccagcctgacagagtCTGCCAGGGCTGTTGGGTCCAGAGTCTGCCCCAGTGATGCTGTGGACTCTGTAACTGCTGCTGGTGCTACCCAAAGCACTGCCAGGGGATGTCACTTCCTCCAGACCATGAGCAGGagtcagcagtgctgctgttagGTCTGGGGTGACCTGCCCTGCACCTCTT
This sequence is a window from Camarhynchus parvulus chromosome 10, STF_HiC, whole genome shotgun sequence. Protein-coding genes within it:
- the SNX33 gene encoding sorting nexin-33, with product MALKARALYNFQSENKEEISIQENEELVIFSENSLDGWLQGQNSRGETGLFPASYVEILRSRSGSNYTDYSSSPVGSPGHDSSLYSASPNPGISYQGSFEDDDDDDWDDWDDTCTVVEEPQSAPGTNGHPSPSLPCPAAYGHHQHAGYRPKPALERQDSIGSSKRGSVVGRNLNRFSCFVRSGVEAFILGDVPLMSKIAETYCIEMGSRGPQWRANPHPFICSVEDPTKQTKFKGIKSYISYKLTPSNFNSPVYRRYKHFDWLYNRLLHKFTVISVPHLPEKQATGRFEEDFIEKRKRRLILWMEHMTSHPVLSQYEGFQHFLCCRDEKQWKLGKRRAEKDEMVGASFLLTIQIPTEHQDLQDVEDRVDAFKAFSKKMDDSVLQLTNVASELVRKHVGGFRKEFQKLGNAFQAISHSFHMDPPYSLDALNNAISHTGKTYETVGEMFAEQPKNDLFLMLDTLSLYQGLLSNFPDIIHLQKGAFAKVKESQRMSDEGRMDQEEADGIRKRCRVVGFALQAEMNHFHERRVADFKRMMQSYLRQQIVFYQRVSQQLEKTLRMYDNL